In Nitrospirota bacterium, the genomic window ATCCTTGTCCTGTCGCAATCTCTACATATCTTTCCCCCTGCACTTTGGGAGGGATGGGATTATTCAGTCCTTCCGGCAGTATCACTTGCCGCAGCACCGGCGGCTTATATTGCAAGGCTGATGAGATCCAGTTTTCTTGATGTACTGAAACAGGATTACATACGAACATGTTATGCAAAAGGACTACCGCTAAGCAGTATCTACCTCAAGCATGTATTAAAAAACGCTGTATCACCTTTGATAACTTTATCAGGCCCCCTGCTTGCTGCACTGATAACAGGCTCATTCATTATTGAATACATATTCTCTATACCAGGCATGGGAAAATACTTCGTCACCGCCGTTATAAACAGGGACTACCCGCTAATCATGGGAGTAACACTTATTTATGCAGTATTAATAGTGCTGGCAAATATATGCGTTGATCTGTTATATGCCGTGGTTGATCCGAGGGTGAGAAGACAGTGAATAGTGATTTGTGAAAAGAAGGAAGAAGTTTATTACCCCATCCATTGACGGGGGTGCCGTCTACGAAGATACCCTCCCCCTTGACGGGAGGGTGGGCTAAGTTTATTCCCTCCCCTTCAAGGGGAGGGTTAGGGTGGGGATGGGGTTAATTAAATGAAACGAAA contains:
- a CDS encoding ABC transporter permease, yielding MLTFILKRLLWGIPVLLAVATITFIIMHVVPGGPFDTEKQLPPEIKANIEEKYHLDKPFLEQYLLYLGNLVKGDLGPSYKYTGRSVNDVIKDTFPVSIELGLIAFITAIIIGTGTGIISAVSQNRNTWLDRASMLMAVGGVSIPHFVLAALLILVLSQSLHIFPPALWEGWDYSVLPAVSLAAAPAAYIARLMRSSFLDVLKQDYIRTCYAKGLPLSSIYLKHVLKNAVSPLITLSGPLLAALITGSFIIEYIFSIPGMGKYFVTAVINRDYPLIMGVTLIYAVLIVLANICVDLLYAVVDPRVRRQ